One Hevea brasiliensis isolate MT/VB/25A 57/8 chromosome 5, ASM3005281v1, whole genome shotgun sequence genomic region harbors:
- the LOC110650963 gene encoding probable xyloglucan endotransglucosylase/hydrolase protein 32, with translation MKHCSLSSFSLSPCIYTHNHSVLSHTASPYLATAPMALLLLLLLTVMLPSSSYAQWPPSPGYWPSSRFRSMSFYQGYRNLWGYTHQRVDQNALTIWLDNTSGSGFKSVKPFRSGYFGASIKVQPGYTAGVITAFYLSNNEAHPGFHDEVDIEFLGTTFGKPYTLQTNVYIRGSGDGRIIGREMKFHLWFDPTQHFHHYAILWSPKEIIFLVDDVPIRRYPRKSAATFPLRPMWVYGSIWDASSWATEDGKYKADYRYQPFVASYTNFKAAGCSAYSPARCRPVSASPFRSGGLTRQQYRAMRWVQRHHMVYNYCMDPKRDHSLTPECWR, from the exons ATGAAACATTGCTCTctttcttctttctctctctcccccTGCATTTATACGCATAATCATTCCGTTCTCTCCCATACAGCTTCTCCATATCTTGCTACTGCTCCTATGGCTCTCCTCCTCTTGCTACTTCTCACTGTTATGCTCCCTTCATCAAGCTATGCTCAATGGCCACCTTCTCCTGGCTATTGGCCAAGTTCTAGGTTCAGATCAATGAGCTTTTATCAAGGGTATAGAAACCTCTGGGGTTACACACATCAAAGAGTAGACCAAAATGCATTAACAATCTGGCTAGATAATACCTCAG GAAGTGGATTCAAATCTGTTAAACCATTTCGATCTGGGTACTTTGGTGCCTCCATTAAGGTCCAACCTGGATACACTGCAGGAGTTATAACGGCTTTCTAT CTTTCAAACAATGAAGCTCACCCTGGATTCCATGATGAAGTGGACATAGAATTTCTTGGGACAACATTTGGGAAGCCTTATACATTGCAGACCAATGTTTACATAAGAGGAAGTGGGGATGGGAGAATCATTGGGAGAGAGATGAAATTTCATTTGTGGTTTGATCCAACCCAACATTTTCACCATTATGccattctttggagtcccaaggAGATCAT ATTCCTTGTTGATGATGTGCCCATAAGGAGGTACCCTAGGAAAAGTGCTGCAACTTTTCCACTGAGGCCAATGTGGGTTTACGGTTCAATATGGGATGCCTCTTCTTGGGCTACTGAAGATGGGAAATACAAAGCAGATTATAGGTACCAACCATTTGTTGCAAGTTATACCAATTTTAAAGCAGCTGGTTGCTCAGCCTATTCACCTGCCCGGTGCCGGCCAGTCTCCGCCTCTCCGTTCCGGTCCGGTGGACTTACAAGACAGCAATATAGAGCTATGAGATGGGTTCAACGTCACCATATGGTGTATAATTATTGCATGGACCCCAAGAGAGACCATTCCTTAACACCTGAGTGCTGGCGTTAA
- the LOC110651074 gene encoding cytochrome P450 CYP94D108, with amino-acid sequence MESLSLQFILLLPFLSVCLYFYLLYTSQNKFNKKGFKIYPIVGALPEFLRNRHRFLDWTTEILGQCPANTAVFRRPGKVHGVITANPLNVEYILKTNFDNYPKGYRFISLLEDFLGRGIFNSDGELWRVQRKTASYEFNTKSLRNFVMDNVRIEISSRLFPIFSRASKTNQVLDFQELLERFAFDNICKLAFNVDPGCLGGDGTAGGEFMRAFEEAATLSSGRFMYAVPLLWKFSKFFNLGTEKALKKSIKIVHEFADEIIKSRMEHGTDKKDEDLLSRFIGNEDNSAEFLRDIIISFILAGRDTTSSALSWFFWQLSLNPHVERNILNELGALRARKGKNRGDTNYSLEEFRDMRYLHAAISETLRLYPPVPVDTKACKSDDCLPDGTFVGKGWFVTYHTYAMGRMESIWGKDCREFVPERWLQEDGIFRQESPFKFPVFHAGPRMCLGKDMAYIQMKAIAASVIERFEIDVQNKEKCPEHLLSLTLRMKGGLQVKVKERDADSV; translated from the coding sequence ATGGAATCCTTATCCCTTCAATTTATTCTGCTACTTCCCTTTCTTTCTGtttgtctctacttctaccttcTTTACACTTCACAGAACAAATTCAACAAGAAAGGCTTCAAAATCTATCCTATAGTAGGAGCTTTACCTGAGTTCTTGAGAAATCGTCACCGTTTCCTCGACTGGACAACTGAAATACTTGGCCAATGCCCCGCCAACACCGCCGTCTTCCGCCGTCCTGGCAAAGTCCATGGAGTCATCACAGCAAATCCTTTAAACGTTGAGTATATTCTCAAGACTAACTTTGACAATTACCCAAAAGGCTACCGGTTCATATCCCTTCTTGAAGATTTCCTCGGCCGAGGAATCTTTAACTCCGATGGGGAGCTGTGGAGAGTCCAAAGAAAGACTGCTAGCTACGAGTTCAACACCAAGTCACTACGAAATTTCGTTATGGATAATGTCAGGATAGAGATTTCATCAAGATTGTTCCCAATCTTTTCAAGAGCCTCGAAAACGAACCAAGTACTGGATTTTCAAGAGCTGCTAGAGAGGTTTGCGTTTGATAACATATGTAAACTTGCTTTTAACGTTGATCCCGGCTGTCTCGGTGGCGATGGAACCGCCGGCGGTGAGTTTATGCGCGCCTTTGAAGAAGCTGCCACGCTTAGTTCAGGGAGATTCATGTATGCCGTTCCACTCTTATGGAAATTCAGTAAGTTCTTTAACTTGGGAACAGAGAAAGCACTCAAAAAATCGATTAAGATCGTCCATGAATTCGCAGATGAGATTATAAAGTCAAGAATGGAACATGGAACTGACAAGAAAGACGAAGATTTACTCTCCCGTTTCATTGGAAATGAGGATAACTCAGCAGAATTTCTCCGAGATATTATTATAAGCTTCATTCTTGCAGGCCGAGACACCACATCTTCAGCTTTGAGCTGGTTCTTTTGGCAATTATCATTAAACCCACATGTAGAAAGAAACATACTAAACGAGCTTGGAGCCCTTAGAGCACGAAAAGGAAAAAACAGGGGCGATACTAATTATAGTTTGGAAGAATTCCGAGACATGCGTTATTTACATGCAGCAATTTCAGAGACATTAAGATTGTATCCTCCAGTGCCTGTGGATACCAAAGCTTGCAAAAGTGATGATTGTTTGCCGGACGGTACATTTGTTGGAAAGGGTTGGTTTGTAACCTACCATACATATGCAATGGGGAGGATGGAGAGCATATGGGGCAAGGATTGCAGAGAGTTCGTGCCTGAAAGGTGGCTGCAAGAGGATGGGATTTTCAGACAAGAGAGCCCATTCAAGTTCCCGGTGTTTCATGCAGGGCCAAGAATGTGTCTTGGGAAAGATATGGCTTATATTCAGATGAAAGCCATAGCAGCATCTGTGATAGAGAGATTTGAGATTGATGTACAGAACAAAGAGAAGTGTCCAGAGCATTTGTTGTCTTTGACTCTTAGAATGAAAGGTGGGTTGCAGGTGAAGGTGAAGGAAAGAGATGCAGACTCGGTTTAA